Proteins encoded together in one Myxocyprinus asiaticus isolate MX2 ecotype Aquarium Trade chromosome 21, UBuf_Myxa_2, whole genome shotgun sequence window:
- the LOC127411689 gene encoding LOW QUALITY PROTEIN: cyclin-dependent kinase inhibitor 3-like (The sequence of the model RefSeq protein was modified relative to this genomic sequence to represent the inferred CDS: deleted 1 base in 1 codon; substituted 1 base at 1 genomic stop codon), translating to MYHWSEVSELCDQGVEDVFVFYTRGELVLXMVPCLLDVYSQRGLRVHHLPFSDGGAPELSQCCCILEELQHCLHNQRKTVIHCYGGLRWSGLIAACLLLQLSVSMTPSKALEILRELREGGAIQTAKHYNFLHEFREKVEAFQETKECFSERLLSI from the exons atgtaccACTGGTCTGAAGTAT cTGAGTTGTGTGATCAGGGTGTGGAGGATGTGTTTGTATTCTATACCAGAGGAGAGCTGGTGCTCTAAATGGTGCCATGTCTTTTAGAT GTTTATTCTCAGCGTGGGCTCAGAGTGCATCACCTCCCTTTCTCAGATGGGGGCGCTCCAGAGCTTTCTCAGTGCTGCTGCATACTAGAGGAATTGCAGCACTGTCTGCACAATCAACGCAAGACTGTCATTCA TTGTTATGGAGGCCTTAGATGGTCCGGATTAA TTGCTGCATGTTTGCTGCTGCAGCTCTCTGTCTCAATGACACCCAGTAAAGCTCTTGAAATCCTGAGGGAGCTGAGAGAGGGTGGAGCCATTCAGACCGCCAAG CATTACAACTTCCTTCATGAGTTTCGGGAAAAGGTTGAAGCCTTTCAAGAAACCAAAGAGTGTTTTTCAGAGAGATTATTGTCCATATGA